A portion of the Panthera tigris isolate Pti1 chromosome E1, P.tigris_Pti1_mat1.1, whole genome shotgun sequence genome contains these proteins:
- the POLG2 gene encoding DNA polymerase subunit gamma-2, mitochondrial isoform X1, whose product MRSGAAVRACQKVCRCLLSGFGGRVDGGPPEPLTEGSSSFGVPLRSQAELPRGSEPTEVPESGEGSEELLEICQRRHFFSGSRRQLSRHSLLSGCHPGFGPLGIELRKNLAAEWWSSVVVLREQVFPVDALHHEPGPLLPGDSTFRLVSAATLRELLQDKELSKEQLVAFLDNLLKTSGKLRENLLHGALEHYVNCLDLVNRRLPYGLAQIGVCFHPVSDTKQTPDGVKRIGEKTEASLVWFTSARTAGQWLDFWLRHRLLWWRKFAKSPSNFSSSDCQDEEGRKGNKLYYNFPWGKEPIETLWNLGDHELLNMCPGNESQLHGRDGRKNVVPYVLSVSGNLDRGMLAYLYDSFQLTESSFTRKKNLHRKVLKLHPCLAPVKVALDVGRGPTVELRQVCQGLFSELLENGISVWPGYLETVHSSLEQLYSKYDEMSILFTVLITEATLENGLIHLRSRDTTMKEMMHISKVKDFLIKYISSAKNV is encoded by the exons ATGCGTTCTGGTGCTGCAGTCAGGGCCTGCCAGAAAGTCTGCAGGTGCCTATTGTCTGGGTTTGGAGGTCGAGTGGATGGGGGGCCGCCTGAGCCTTTGACGGAAGGGAGTAGCTCCTTCGGAGTGCCCCTGCGGTCGCAAGCGGAGCTGCCCCGGGGGAGCGAGCCGACCGAAGTCCCCGAGTCCGGTGAGGGGAGCGAGGAGCTGCTAGAGATCTGTCAGAGAAGGCATTTCTTCAGCGGCAGCAGGCGGCAGCTTAGCCGACATTCTCTTCTGAGCGGGTGCCACCCCGGCTTTGGCCCCTTGGGCATAGAGTTGCGGAAGAACCTGGCGGCAGAATGGTGGTCCTCCGTGGTGGTGTTAAGGGAGCAGGTCTTCCCGGTAGACGCCCTCCACCATGAGCCAGGCCCTTTGCTGCCCGGGGACAGTACCTTTAGGTTAGTTTCAGCAGCAACTCTACGCGAACTCTTGCAAGACAAAGAGCTGAGTAAGGAACAGCTAGTAGCATTTCTTGACAACTTACTGAAAACTTCTGGGAAACTACGGGAGAACCTTCTTCACG GTGCGTTGGAGCACTATGTTAATTGCCTGGATCTGGTAAACAGGAGGCTGCCTTATGGCCTTGCTCAGATTGGAGTGTGTTTTCATCCTGTTTCTGATACTAAGCAGACACCTGATGGTgttaaaag AATCggtgagaagactgaggcttCACTGGTTTGGTTTACTTCAGCAAGAACTGCAGGCCAGTGGCTTGATTTCTGGTTACGTCATCGACTCCTGTGGTGGAGAAAG TTTGCCAAGAGTCCATCTAACTTCAGCAGCAGTGATTGTCAGGACGAAGAGGGAcgaaaaggaaataaactttacTACAATTTTCCATGGGGAAAGGAGCCAATCGAGACCCTGTGGAATCTAGGAGACCATGAACTTTTAAACATGTGTCCTGGAAATGAGTCTCAATTACAC GGCCGAGATGGACGAAAAAATGTGGTTCCTTACGTTTTATCTGTTAGTGGAAATCTAGACCGAGGCATGCTGGCTTATCTCTACGATTCTTTCCAGCTAACAGAGAGCTCCTTTACAAGAAAGAAGAATCTTCATAGAAAG GTACTTAAACTTCACCCTTGTTTAGCCCCTGTTAAGGTTGCTTTGGATGTGGGAAGAGGCCCAACAGTGGAATTAAGACAG GTTTGTCAAGGACTATTTAGTGAATTACTAGAAAATGGTATTTCTGTGTGGCCTGGTTATTTGGAAACTGTGCACTCCTCACTGGAACAACTTTATTCAAA ATATGATGAAATGAGTATTCTCTtcacagttttgattactgaagCTACTTTGGAGAATGGGTTAATACATCTGAGAAGTAGAGACACCACGATGAAGGAAATGATGCATATATCCAAAGTAAAAGACTTTTTAATCAAGTATATATCATCAGCTAAGAATGtatag
- the POLG2 gene encoding DNA polymerase subunit gamma-2, mitochondrial isoform X3, with protein sequence MRSGAAVRACQKVCRCLLSGFGGRVDGGPPEPLTEGSSSFGVPLRSQAELPRGSEPTEVPESGEGSEELLEICQRRHFFSGSRRQLSRHSLLSGCHPGFGPLGIELRKNLAAEWWSSVVVLREQVFPVDALHHEPGPLLPGDSTFRLVSAATLRELLQDKELSKEQLVAFLDNLLKTSGKLRENLLHGALEHYVNCLDLVNRRLPYGLAQIGVCFHPVSDTKQTPDGVKRIGEKTEASLVWFTSARTAGQWLDFWLRHRLLWWRKFAKSPSNFSSSDCQDEEGRKGNKLYYNFPWGKEPIETLWNLGDHELLNMCPGNESQLHGRDGRKNVVPYVLSVSGNLDRGMLAYLYDSFQLTESSFTRKKNLHRKVCQGLFSELLENGISVWPGYLETVHSSLEQLYSKYDEMSILFTVLITEATLENGLIHLRSRDTTMKEMMHISKVKDFLIKYISSAKNV encoded by the exons ATGCGTTCTGGTGCTGCAGTCAGGGCCTGCCAGAAAGTCTGCAGGTGCCTATTGTCTGGGTTTGGAGGTCGAGTGGATGGGGGGCCGCCTGAGCCTTTGACGGAAGGGAGTAGCTCCTTCGGAGTGCCCCTGCGGTCGCAAGCGGAGCTGCCCCGGGGGAGCGAGCCGACCGAAGTCCCCGAGTCCGGTGAGGGGAGCGAGGAGCTGCTAGAGATCTGTCAGAGAAGGCATTTCTTCAGCGGCAGCAGGCGGCAGCTTAGCCGACATTCTCTTCTGAGCGGGTGCCACCCCGGCTTTGGCCCCTTGGGCATAGAGTTGCGGAAGAACCTGGCGGCAGAATGGTGGTCCTCCGTGGTGGTGTTAAGGGAGCAGGTCTTCCCGGTAGACGCCCTCCACCATGAGCCAGGCCCTTTGCTGCCCGGGGACAGTACCTTTAGGTTAGTTTCAGCAGCAACTCTACGCGAACTCTTGCAAGACAAAGAGCTGAGTAAGGAACAGCTAGTAGCATTTCTTGACAACTTACTGAAAACTTCTGGGAAACTACGGGAGAACCTTCTTCACG GTGCGTTGGAGCACTATGTTAATTGCCTGGATCTGGTAAACAGGAGGCTGCCTTATGGCCTTGCTCAGATTGGAGTGTGTTTTCATCCTGTTTCTGATACTAAGCAGACACCTGATGGTgttaaaag AATCggtgagaagactgaggcttCACTGGTTTGGTTTACTTCAGCAAGAACTGCAGGCCAGTGGCTTGATTTCTGGTTACGTCATCGACTCCTGTGGTGGAGAAAG TTTGCCAAGAGTCCATCTAACTTCAGCAGCAGTGATTGTCAGGACGAAGAGGGAcgaaaaggaaataaactttacTACAATTTTCCATGGGGAAAGGAGCCAATCGAGACCCTGTGGAATCTAGGAGACCATGAACTTTTAAACATGTGTCCTGGAAATGAGTCTCAATTACAC GGCCGAGATGGACGAAAAAATGTGGTTCCTTACGTTTTATCTGTTAGTGGAAATCTAGACCGAGGCATGCTGGCTTATCTCTACGATTCTTTCCAGCTAACAGAGAGCTCCTTTACAAGAAAGAAGAATCTTCATAGAAAG GTTTGTCAAGGACTATTTAGTGAATTACTAGAAAATGGTATTTCTGTGTGGCCTGGTTATTTGGAAACTGTGCACTCCTCACTGGAACAACTTTATTCAAA ATATGATGAAATGAGTATTCTCTtcacagttttgattactgaagCTACTTTGGAGAATGGGTTAATACATCTGAGAAGTAGAGACACCACGATGAAGGAAATGATGCATATATCCAAAGTAAAAGACTTTTTAATCAAGTATATATCATCAGCTAAGAATGtatag
- the POLG2 gene encoding DNA polymerase subunit gamma-2, mitochondrial isoform X2 yields the protein MRSGAAVRACQKVCRCLLSGFGGRVDGGPPEPLTEGSSSFGVPLRSQAELPRGSEPTEVPESGEGSEELLEICQRRHFFSGSRRQLSRHSLLSGCHPGFGPLGIELRKNLAAEWWSSVVVLREQVFPVDALHHEPGPLLPGDSTFRLVSAATLRELLQDKELSKEQLVAFLDNLLKTSGKLRENLLHGALEHYVNCLDLVNRRLPYGLAQIGVCFHPVSDTKQTPDGVKRIGEKTEASLVWFTSARTAGQWLDFWLRHRLLWWRKFAKSPSNFSSSDCQDEEGRKGNKLYYNFPWGKEPIETLWNLGDHELLNMCPGNESQLHGRDGRKNVVPYVLSVSGNLDRGMLAYLYDSFQLTESSFTRKKNLHRKVLKLHPCLAPVKVALDVGRGPTVELRQVCQGLFSELLENGISVWPGYLETVHSSLEQLYSKYDEMSILFTVLITEATLENGLIHLRSRDTTMKEMMHISKGPQPSQEIVFLV from the exons ATGCGTTCTGGTGCTGCAGTCAGGGCCTGCCAGAAAGTCTGCAGGTGCCTATTGTCTGGGTTTGGAGGTCGAGTGGATGGGGGGCCGCCTGAGCCTTTGACGGAAGGGAGTAGCTCCTTCGGAGTGCCCCTGCGGTCGCAAGCGGAGCTGCCCCGGGGGAGCGAGCCGACCGAAGTCCCCGAGTCCGGTGAGGGGAGCGAGGAGCTGCTAGAGATCTGTCAGAGAAGGCATTTCTTCAGCGGCAGCAGGCGGCAGCTTAGCCGACATTCTCTTCTGAGCGGGTGCCACCCCGGCTTTGGCCCCTTGGGCATAGAGTTGCGGAAGAACCTGGCGGCAGAATGGTGGTCCTCCGTGGTGGTGTTAAGGGAGCAGGTCTTCCCGGTAGACGCCCTCCACCATGAGCCAGGCCCTTTGCTGCCCGGGGACAGTACCTTTAGGTTAGTTTCAGCAGCAACTCTACGCGAACTCTTGCAAGACAAAGAGCTGAGTAAGGAACAGCTAGTAGCATTTCTTGACAACTTACTGAAAACTTCTGGGAAACTACGGGAGAACCTTCTTCACG GTGCGTTGGAGCACTATGTTAATTGCCTGGATCTGGTAAACAGGAGGCTGCCTTATGGCCTTGCTCAGATTGGAGTGTGTTTTCATCCTGTTTCTGATACTAAGCAGACACCTGATGGTgttaaaag AATCggtgagaagactgaggcttCACTGGTTTGGTTTACTTCAGCAAGAACTGCAGGCCAGTGGCTTGATTTCTGGTTACGTCATCGACTCCTGTGGTGGAGAAAG TTTGCCAAGAGTCCATCTAACTTCAGCAGCAGTGATTGTCAGGACGAAGAGGGAcgaaaaggaaataaactttacTACAATTTTCCATGGGGAAAGGAGCCAATCGAGACCCTGTGGAATCTAGGAGACCATGAACTTTTAAACATGTGTCCTGGAAATGAGTCTCAATTACAC GGCCGAGATGGACGAAAAAATGTGGTTCCTTACGTTTTATCTGTTAGTGGAAATCTAGACCGAGGCATGCTGGCTTATCTCTACGATTCTTTCCAGCTAACAGAGAGCTCCTTTACAAGAAAGAAGAATCTTCATAGAAAG GTACTTAAACTTCACCCTTGTTTAGCCCCTGTTAAGGTTGCTTTGGATGTGGGAAGAGGCCCAACAGTGGAATTAAGACAG GTTTGTCAAGGACTATTTAGTGAATTACTAGAAAATGGTATTTCTGTGTGGCCTGGTTATTTGGAAACTGTGCACTCCTCACTGGAACAACTTTATTCAAA ATATGATGAAATGAGTATTCTCTtcacagttttgattactgaagCTACTTTGGAGAATGGGTTAATACATCTGAGAAGTAGAGACACCACGATGAAGGAAATGATGCATATATCCAAA GGGCCTCAGCCTTCACAGGAGATCGTATTCCTGGTTTGA
- the POLG2 gene encoding DNA polymerase subunit gamma-2, mitochondrial isoform X4 gives MRSGAAVRACQKVCRCLLSGFGGRVDGGPPEPLTEGSSSFGVPLRSQAELPRGSEPTEVPESGEGSEELLEICQRRHFFSGSRRQLSRHSLLSGCHPGFGPLGIELRKNLAAEWWSSVVVLREQVFPVDALHHEPGPLLPGDSTFRLVSAATLRELLQDKELSKEQLVAFLDNLLKTSGKLRENLLHGALEHYVNCLDLVNRRLPYGLAQIGVCFHPVSDTKQTPDGVKRIGEKTEASLVWFTSARTAGQWLDFWLRHRLLWWRKFAKSPSNFSSSDCQDEEGRKGNKLYYNFPWGKEPIETLWNLGDHELLNMCPGNESQLHGRDGRKNVVPYVLSVSGNLDRGMLAYLYDSFQLTESSFTRKKNLHRKVLKLHPCLAPVKVALDVGRGPTVELRQVCQGLFSELLENGISVWPGYLETVHSSLEQLYSNFDY, from the exons ATGCGTTCTGGTGCTGCAGTCAGGGCCTGCCAGAAAGTCTGCAGGTGCCTATTGTCTGGGTTTGGAGGTCGAGTGGATGGGGGGCCGCCTGAGCCTTTGACGGAAGGGAGTAGCTCCTTCGGAGTGCCCCTGCGGTCGCAAGCGGAGCTGCCCCGGGGGAGCGAGCCGACCGAAGTCCCCGAGTCCGGTGAGGGGAGCGAGGAGCTGCTAGAGATCTGTCAGAGAAGGCATTTCTTCAGCGGCAGCAGGCGGCAGCTTAGCCGACATTCTCTTCTGAGCGGGTGCCACCCCGGCTTTGGCCCCTTGGGCATAGAGTTGCGGAAGAACCTGGCGGCAGAATGGTGGTCCTCCGTGGTGGTGTTAAGGGAGCAGGTCTTCCCGGTAGACGCCCTCCACCATGAGCCAGGCCCTTTGCTGCCCGGGGACAGTACCTTTAGGTTAGTTTCAGCAGCAACTCTACGCGAACTCTTGCAAGACAAAGAGCTGAGTAAGGAACAGCTAGTAGCATTTCTTGACAACTTACTGAAAACTTCTGGGAAACTACGGGAGAACCTTCTTCACG GTGCGTTGGAGCACTATGTTAATTGCCTGGATCTGGTAAACAGGAGGCTGCCTTATGGCCTTGCTCAGATTGGAGTGTGTTTTCATCCTGTTTCTGATACTAAGCAGACACCTGATGGTgttaaaag AATCggtgagaagactgaggcttCACTGGTTTGGTTTACTTCAGCAAGAACTGCAGGCCAGTGGCTTGATTTCTGGTTACGTCATCGACTCCTGTGGTGGAGAAAG TTTGCCAAGAGTCCATCTAACTTCAGCAGCAGTGATTGTCAGGACGAAGAGGGAcgaaaaggaaataaactttacTACAATTTTCCATGGGGAAAGGAGCCAATCGAGACCCTGTGGAATCTAGGAGACCATGAACTTTTAAACATGTGTCCTGGAAATGAGTCTCAATTACAC GGCCGAGATGGACGAAAAAATGTGGTTCCTTACGTTTTATCTGTTAGTGGAAATCTAGACCGAGGCATGCTGGCTTATCTCTACGATTCTTTCCAGCTAACAGAGAGCTCCTTTACAAGAAAGAAGAATCTTCATAGAAAG GTACTTAAACTTCACCCTTGTTTAGCCCCTGTTAAGGTTGCTTTGGATGTGGGAAGAGGCCCAACAGTGGAATTAAGACAG GTTTGTCAAGGACTATTTAGTGAATTACTAGAAAATGGTATTTCTGTGTGGCCTGGTTATTTGGAAACTGTGCACTCCTCACTGGAACAACTTTATTCAAA ttttgattactga
- the DDX5 gene encoding probable ATP-dependent RNA helicase DDX5, translated as MSGYSSDRDRGRDRGFGAPRFGGSRAGPLSGKKFGNPGEKLVKKKWNLDELPKFEKNFYQEHPDLARRTAQEVETYRRSKEITVRGHNCPKPVLNFYEANFPANVMDVIARQNFTEPTAIQAQGWPVALSGLDMVGVAQTGSGKTLSYLLPAIVHINHQPFLERGDGPICLVLAPTRELAQQVQQVAAEYCRACRLKSTCIYGGAPKGPQIRDLERGVEICIATPGRLIDFLECGKTNLRRTTYLVLDEADRMLDMGFEPQIRKIVDQIRPDRQTLMWSATWPKEVRQLAEDFLKDYIHINIGALELSANHNILQIVDVCHDVEKDEKLIRLMEEIMSEKENKTIVFVETKRRCDELTRKMRRDGWPAMGIHGDKSQQERDWVLNEFKHGKAPILIATDVASRGLDVEDVKFVINYDYPNSSEDYIHRIGRTARSTKTGTAYTFFTPNNIKQVSDLISVLREANQAINPKLLQLVEDRGSGRSRGRGGMKDDRRDRYSAGKRGGFNTFRDRENYDRGYSSLLKRDFGAKTQNGVYSAANYTNGSFGSNFVSAGIQTSFRTGNPTGTYQNGYDSTQQYGSNVPNMHNGMNQQAYAYPATAAAPMIGYPMPTGYSQ; from the exons ATGTCGGGTTATTCGAGTGACCGAGACCGCGGCCGGGATCGAGG gtttGGTGCACCTCGATTTGGGGGAAGTAGGGCAGGGCCCCTATCTGGAAAGAAGTTTGGAAATCCTGGGGAAAAACTAGTCAAAAAGAAGTGGAATCTTGATGAGCTGCCCaaatttgagaagaatttttATCAAGAGCACCCTGATTTGGCTAGGCGCACAGCA caaGAGGTGGAGACATACAGAAGGAGTAAGGAAATTACGGTTAGAGGTCACAACTGCCCAAAGCCAGTTCTGAATTTTTATGAAGCGAACTTCCCTG CTAACGTAATGGATGTCATTGCAAGACAGAATTTTACTGAGCCTACTGCTATTCAAGCTCAGGGATGGCCCGTTGCTCTAAGTGGATTGGATATGGTTGGAGTAGCACAGACTGGATCCGGGAAAACGTTGTCT TATTTGCTGCCTGCTATTGTCCACATCAATCATCAGCCATTCCTAGAGAGAGGTGATGGGCCTATT tGCTTGGTGCTGGCACCAACTCGGGAACTGGCCCAACAAGTACAGCAAGTAGCTGCTGAATACTGTAGAGCATGTCGCTTGAAGTCCACTTGCATCTATGGTGGTGCTCCAAAGGGACCACAAATTCGTGATTTGGAGAGAG GTGTGGAAATCTGTATTGCAACACCTGGAAGACTGATTGACTTTTTGGAGTGTGGGAAAACCAATCTGAGAAGAACCACCTACCTTGTCCTTGATGAAGCAGACAGAATGCTTGATATGGGCTTTGAACCCCAAATAAGGAAGATTGTGGATCAGATAAGA CCTGATAGGCAAACCCTAATGTGGAGTGCAACTTGGCCAAAAGAAGTAAGACAGCTTGCTGAAGATTTCCTGAAAGACTACATTCACATAAACATTGGTGCACTAGAACTGAGTGCAAACCACAATATTCTTCAGATTGTGGATGTATGTCATGATGTAGAAAAGGATGAAAA ACTTATTCGTCTAATGGAAGAGATCATGAGTGAGAAGGAGAATAAAACCATTGTTTTTGTCGAAACCAAAAGAAGATGTGATGAGCTTACTAGAAAAATGAGGAGAGACGG gTGGCCGGCCATGGGTATCCATGGTGACAAGAGTCAACAGGAACGTGACTGGGTTCTAAATG aattCAAACATGGAAAAGCTCCTATTCTGATTGCTACAGATGTGGCCTCCAGAGGGCTAG ATGTGGAAGATGTGAAATTTGTCATCAATTATGACTACCCTAACTCCTCAGAGGATTATATTCATCGAATTGGAAGAACTGCTCGCAGTACCAAAACAGGCACAGCATACACTTTCTTTACACCTAATAACATAAAGCAAGTGAGCGACCTTATCTCTGTGCTTCGTGAAGCTAATCAAGCAATCAATCCCAAGTTGCTTCAGTTGGTCGAAGACAGAGGTTCAG gTCGTTCCAGGGGTAGAGGAGGCATGAAGGATGACCGTCGGGACAGATACTCTGCGGGCAAAAGGGGTGGATTTAATACCTTTAGAGACAGGGAAAATTATGACCGAGGTTATTCTAGTCTGCTTAAGAGAGATTTTGGGGCAAAAACTCAGAATGGTGTTTACAGTGCTGCAAATTACACCAATGGGAGCTTTGGAAGTAATTTTGTGTCTGCTGGTATACAGACCAGTTTTAGGACTGGTAATCCAACAGGGACTTACCAGAACGGTTATGATAGCACTCAGCAATATGGAAGTAACGTTCCAAATATGCACAATGGTATGAACCAACAGGCATATGCATATCCTGCTACTGCAGCCGCACCTATGATTGGTTATCCGATGCCAACAGGATATTCTCAATAA
- the POLG2 gene encoding DNA polymerase subunit gamma-2, mitochondrial isoform X5 encodes MRSGAAVRACQKVCRCLLSGFGGRVDGGPPEPLTEGSSSFGVPLRSQAELPRGSEPTEVPESGEGSEELLEICQRRHFFSGSRRQLSRHSLLSGCHPGFGPLGIELRKNLAAEWWSSVVVLREQVFPVDALHHEPGPLLPGDSTFRLVSAATLRELLQDKELSKEQLVAFLDNLLKTSGKLRENLLHGALEHYVNCLDLVNRRLPYGLAQIGVCFHPVSDTKQTPDGVKRIGEKTEASLVWFTSARTAGQWLDFWLRHRLLWWRKFAKSPSNFSSSDCQDEEGRKGNKLYYNFPWGKEPIETLWNLGDHELLNMCPGNESQLHVCQGLFSELLENGISVWPGYLETVHSSLEQLYSKYDEMSILFTVLITEATLENGLIHLRSRDTTMKEMMHISKVKDFLIKYISSAKNV; translated from the exons ATGCGTTCTGGTGCTGCAGTCAGGGCCTGCCAGAAAGTCTGCAGGTGCCTATTGTCTGGGTTTGGAGGTCGAGTGGATGGGGGGCCGCCTGAGCCTTTGACGGAAGGGAGTAGCTCCTTCGGAGTGCCCCTGCGGTCGCAAGCGGAGCTGCCCCGGGGGAGCGAGCCGACCGAAGTCCCCGAGTCCGGTGAGGGGAGCGAGGAGCTGCTAGAGATCTGTCAGAGAAGGCATTTCTTCAGCGGCAGCAGGCGGCAGCTTAGCCGACATTCTCTTCTGAGCGGGTGCCACCCCGGCTTTGGCCCCTTGGGCATAGAGTTGCGGAAGAACCTGGCGGCAGAATGGTGGTCCTCCGTGGTGGTGTTAAGGGAGCAGGTCTTCCCGGTAGACGCCCTCCACCATGAGCCAGGCCCTTTGCTGCCCGGGGACAGTACCTTTAGGTTAGTTTCAGCAGCAACTCTACGCGAACTCTTGCAAGACAAAGAGCTGAGTAAGGAACAGCTAGTAGCATTTCTTGACAACTTACTGAAAACTTCTGGGAAACTACGGGAGAACCTTCTTCACG GTGCGTTGGAGCACTATGTTAATTGCCTGGATCTGGTAAACAGGAGGCTGCCTTATGGCCTTGCTCAGATTGGAGTGTGTTTTCATCCTGTTTCTGATACTAAGCAGACACCTGATGGTgttaaaag AATCggtgagaagactgaggcttCACTGGTTTGGTTTACTTCAGCAAGAACTGCAGGCCAGTGGCTTGATTTCTGGTTACGTCATCGACTCCTGTGGTGGAGAAAG TTTGCCAAGAGTCCATCTAACTTCAGCAGCAGTGATTGTCAGGACGAAGAGGGAcgaaaaggaaataaactttacTACAATTTTCCATGGGGAAAGGAGCCAATCGAGACCCTGTGGAATCTAGGAGACCATGAACTTTTAAACATGTGTCCTGGAAATGAGTCTCAATTACAC GTTTGTCAAGGACTATTTAGTGAATTACTAGAAAATGGTATTTCTGTGTGGCCTGGTTATTTGGAAACTGTGCACTCCTCACTGGAACAACTTTATTCAAA ATATGATGAAATGAGTATTCTCTtcacagttttgattactgaagCTACTTTGGAGAATGGGTTAATACATCTGAGAAGTAGAGACACCACGATGAAGGAAATGATGCATATATCCAAAGTAAAAGACTTTTTAATCAAGTATATATCATCAGCTAAGAATGtatag